The Acidobacteriota bacterium DNA window AGGTGCCCGAGCTGGCGAAGTCGATGCCGAGCGCCTTCATGTCGAGCGGCACCGCGCCGACCGCCTGGATGATGTCGGCAAACACCAACGCGCCGCGCGCGTGCGCGACCGCGCTGATCGTCTTCGCGTCGTGCATGAACCCGTTGACGTTCGACACCAGCGCCAGCGACACCAGCTTGGTGTTGGCATCGATGGCCTTGGCCACGTCCTCCGGATCGATCGCCCAGTTCTTGTGCTTGACGATGCGGAGCCGGACGCCCTTCTTTTCCAGCTCCTTGTACATGTAGAGCGAGCTCGTGAAGTGCAGCTCGTCGATCACGATGTTGCCGCGCCGCCGCGCCAGGTCGAGCCCAGCGATGACGATGTTCTCGCCGTCGGTGGTGTTGGCGGTGAAGGCGATTTCGGCGGGGGAGGCGTTGATGAGCGCGCCGAACTTCTTCTTCAGCGCCTCCTGCTTCGCCGCGCCGAAGTCGCTGCGCCCCTCGCCGGGGCCGTGGAGGCGGAAGTCAACGAGCTGCTTGATGGCATTGGCGGCGAACGTCCCCACCGGATGCATGGAGGCCGAGTTCAGGTAGGTCTCGCGCAGCACCAAAGGAAAATCCGCGCGCACGGATGGGGGAAAAATCCCGGACTGGGTCTGGAATGTGGCGTCCGCCGCCGATGATGTGGCGTCCGCCTTTAGGCGGACCGTAGCCGCGAGCGTGCCGGCACCTGCAAGAAACTGACGGCGACCAAGAGTGGTCATGGAGCCTCCGGTGCCATTATAGGTGCACGTTGGCACCCTGGCACCGGTGGCACCCTGGCACTAGGTCAGATCGCGCGTGACCCACATAAACGCCTGGACATCAAACATGTCCTTGGCGCCGAGCGGCTGCAGGCGCTGCAGCAGGAACTGGCTCATCCGCTGCATGGCGTCGAAGGTGGGCCAGTTGGGCGTGGCGGTGTAGCGCAGGTCGAAGTTCATGCGCGCCGCCATCAGTTCGGTGTTCGTGGGCTTGAGCGCCATGAACTTCTTCGGGTCGGCCAAAAACGGCAGCAGCGTGATGTTCGGCCAGGTCAGCACCTTGCCGCCGTCGCTCGGCAGCTGCGCCACCGCTTCGAACAGCGCCGCGAACTTGCCTTGATCCGGCTTGGCGATGAACGCCAGCGCCGCCTCGAGAATCTGCGTGCCGGCTTCGTCGCCCTTCTTCAGGCCCTTGTGCACGGCCTTCACTTCGAAGGTGGACGGGATGTTGGTGGCCTTGAACAGCGCGTCCAGCACGTCGGCGATCTCGGCGTGCTTGCCCTGGTCGATCAGCTTCTGGCCGCGGCTGCCGCCGAAGTTGGCGACAAACACGTCGTGCGCCGCGCGCTTGTTGCGCAGGTCGGCGTCGATGAACTTCTCGTCCTCGAACTTGTCGGGGTAGGTCTTCTCGAACCAGGTGATGGCTTCGTCCAGGTGATGGACCAGCCCTTTCGCCTTGGCCTTGGCCTTGGATTTCTTGGGCTTGGCCGCGCCGGTGCCGATCAGGTCGAGTTCGGGATCGCTTTGGACCTTGGCCTTGGAAATCTGCGGGGCGTCTTCGCGGAGCTTGCGTTCGGGACCCTGGGGCGTGTCGAGTAGGGAAGTAAAGTGGATGATGGCGTAGGGAGGGGTAACGTCTAGTACCTTGCCTCGCTGCCAAACCGTGTGTTCAACGAGTGTTCCAATGTCTTTCGGGGTCAGCAGCATCCCCCTATTGTAGTCTTTCTGCTCGGTTGGCCCCGATTTTGATTTTTGCCGCCATTCAGATTCCACCATGGGGCGATTGTAAACGCCCGCAGAACACCCCGACTGTTCCCTTCTGCACACCCGCCTTCGCGAAGACGCTTCGGCGCGGCAGGCCCCTGTCAGTGTGGTGTCCGGCTTCAGCCGGACCCATGCCTTGCCAATGTGGCGTCCGGCTTTAGCCGGACCATCCCTCGGCACGCGTGATGCATTAGCTCTGCCCCGGAGACTCCAAAGATGGCAGACCGCAAATCGACAGGCAACACCAAATCAAAGACCGCCACTGAAGCCAAGGTCGTCGAACTGGCCGAGCAGCTGGGCTGGTTCCTGGGCACGGCCAAGGCCAAGGCCGATGGCTGGCTTGAAAGCGACAAGGTCAAGAAGGAGCTTGCGCGCATTCGCGACGGCGCCTC harbors:
- a CDS encoding aminotransferase class V-fold PLP-dependent enzyme; translation: MLRETYLNSASMHPVGTFAANAIKQLVDFRLHGPGEGRSDFGAAKQEALKKKFGALINASPAEIAFTANTTDGENIVIAGLDLARRRGNIVIDELHFTSSLYMYKELEKKGVRLRIVKHKNWAIDPEDVAKAIDANTKLVSLALVSNVNGFMHDAKTISAVAHARGALVFADIIQAVGAVPLDMKALGIDFASSGTYKWLMGERGLGFLYVREDLQGSVLPTTRYGHRQVTDFNRAELSWDSVPGAARYETGGIPVMMAACVDAGIDYLGKLGLPNIRAHAKQLTDRLQNELPPLGYKALTPMGTESPIVAFELKDAAATTKLLQAGKVAGTVIANENRLRLAVSVFNTHEDIDRAVAVLGGKS